Sequence from the Drosophila innubila isolate TH190305 chromosome 3L unlocalized genomic scaffold, UK_Dinn_1.0 0_D_3L, whole genome shotgun sequence genome:
ttgcaacttgcaacgtcactgcagttgcagttgcagttgcatttgccaGTTTCGCTTTCATTGCTGCCGCACGAAGACGCCGACGAAgaggatgacgatgatgatgacgacgacgacgacgacgaaagACTTTAACTCTGCTCGAGGCGACTGCATGCGAATCGAAAGATACTGCGTCATGGCTGGAGTAGGAGAAATGAGACAATAAagaaaatggccaaaagccCAATCAAActggaaaattggaaaaacgctgtgcaaattttataaaggCGCAATGATACCAACGTTTCAGCGCAGTTGTAGAGCAACcgtcgatgttgttgtcgccAAGTCAAATAGCAACTCTAACCGCACGCGAAAGTGAAAAGTCGAACGGTTCCATTGGCCTTGAAAGTGAGAGTAAAAGTGCAAGTGCAAAGTCTGTTCAATGGCACCACAAAGGAGCTGCTTGCTCAGCTTCATATGtcttttgttgctgcaacatggTGTGTCCATAAGGATTGAGCATAAATCTAGAAGTACAACGAGTCGATCAACAaccaccagcagcaccaccagcaccagcaaACCACCAGCTGCAGTTTATCGCATCTCGCGACCGGAGCCCAAGCAGCCAGAAAAGCGTGTGCCTGCTCATCTGCAGGATGTGCGACCGGGTTATGTGGACGACGATGCTGGCGATGTGATACGCATCATAGAGCCACCAGCGCATTTCCAGCAGCTCAAGCGACTGCGTCAAAggcagccacagccacaatcACAGCCACATTCGCGTGCACCACAACCTGTCGTTTGGGAGCAACCACGCAAGTTGAGCACAAATCGTGCCCCAATGCCACAGCCCAGACCCAAGCTGCCCAGCTCCAATGGCGATCTCTTGACGCAGGAGACACAGTTTGCACCGCAGCTCGCGAATAATCTGCAGTTGCCCATGGAAATTCTTGCCTCGGTGCGCAAAACGGAGCGTCTGTTGCAGCGCCAAAGGCAGAAGGCGCCACTTGTGCGGCAACGTCACATACAACGACAGACGCACACGCTGATTGCACAGAAATCTCTGGAGCAGCAGCTCTATCAAAGtggacagcagcagcgactgcgagCAGCCTTGACACAGGATCACAAGCGCAGCAAGCGGGTGAAGAGGAAGGCGGAGCCTAACGACCACCGTTACGATGTGGCACAGGGACTCAAGCTGGTGGCACATCTTGGTGAGCTGCTGGAGAATGCCACGCGATATCTGCCCGATGAGCTGGAACAAAATGAATTGGCACCCAAAACGTCGCCGCTCACGTCCGAGCGACAAGTCGGTGGAAACGCAACCAACTGCGACAGTCGACGACGTCGCCAGCGGCTGTTCAAGTTGCAGGGGTCGAAAAAGACAGCTGTGAGGGGGCGCAACTTCCGTCATGAGGCAAgcagcactacaacaacaacaacaacagcagcaacaacaacaactaatgcCAGACTCACAACAGCAACTTCCACAACAACTACTTCCGCAACTCCGTTGGCCAGTCGTCTGGTAAATTCACGTAAATCACCAAATAACCgcaatcagcagcagcagcagcagcagcagcacctaCCGCTTCCCCCTTCCCCACGCAGCGATGATACCGTGCTCTACGCGGATGTGATGTCGAATATACGTAATTTGTGGCAGGAGCATGATCATGATCTGACTCTGGCACCGCAGTTCGTTGCACCTGAGCAGGTGGCAAACAACACCGACTATCGAATATTGAATGTCTACCTACGTGAGCTGGATGAAATCTCCAAAAGATTGCCCACTGTGGCGCCTCTAACGGCTCTCAATCAGGAGGAATTTGCACGTGTTACACCTTCGCCCAGCTGGTATTTAATCAATAATGAGGGCAAAATCTATGAGACGCGCTTGGACAGCGAAACGAAGCCAACGGCAGCACTTTTCCATCGTTTTCCCGACATGCCCGATGCCAAAACTCCTGTCTTGACTCCGAATCTGGAGTAGATAATCCAAGCCAATATCAagctattatttatttatctagcTGTAAGTTAGCATAAGTTGAAAGcgcaataataaaagtaaatccCCAACAAAAGAAAGAAGCTGACTAATTTCCATATATCACATCTA
This genomic interval carries:
- the LOC117786954 gene encoding ATP-dependent RNA helicase ddx46; the protein is MAPQRSCLLSFICLLLLQHGVSIRIEHKSRSTTSRSTTTSSTTSTSKPPAAVYRISRPEPKQPEKRVPAHLQDVRPGYVDDDAGDVIRIIEPPAHFQQLKRLRQRQPQPQSQPHSRAPQPVVWEQPRKLSTNRAPMPQPRPKLPSSNGDLLTQETQFAPQLANNLQLPMEILASVRKTERLLQRQRQKAPLVRQRHIQRQTHTLIAQKSLEQQLYQSGQQQRLRAALTQDHKRSKRVKRKAEPNDHRYDVAQGLKLVAHLGELLENATRYLPDELEQNELAPKTSPLTSERQVGGNATNCDSRRRRQRLFKLQGSKKTAVRGRNFRHEASSTTTTTTTAATTTTNARLTTATSTTTTSATPLASRLVNSRKSPNNRNQQQQQQQQHLPLPPSPRSDDTVLYADVMSNIRNLWQEHDHDLTLAPQFVAPEQVANNTDYRILNVYLRELDEISKRLPTVAPLTALNQEEFARVTPSPSWYLINNEGKIYETRLDSETKPTAALFHRFPDMPDAKTPVLTPNLE